The DNA region AACTGTCTTCCCTTTATGTGTGCAGCTCAACTAATGAATAACAACATCCCTCGCCCTCGGGTTATGACGTTCCACGGAAATGACTAGACCACACTTTGAACCCTAACACGAAAGGTCCTCGTGCCGACGACCTAACTGTCTTCCCTTTATGTGTGCAGCTCAACTAATGAATAACAACATCCCTCGCCCTCGGGTCATGAAGTTCCACATAAATGACTGGACCATTCATGGAACCCCTAACACTAAGGGCCCTCGTGTCGCAACCTAATTGTCTTCTCTTTATGTGGGCAGCTGAACTAAAGAATAACCACATCCCTCGCCCTCGGGTTATGACGTTCCACGGAAATGACTAGACCACACTTTGAACCCTAACATGAAAGGTCCTCGTGCCGACGACCTAACTGTCTTCCCTTTATGTGTGCAGCTCAACTAATGAATAACAACATCCCTCGCCCTCGGGTCATGAAGTTCAACATAAATGACTGGACCATTCTTTGAACCCCTAACACTAAGGGCCCTCGTGTCGCAACCTAATTGTCTTCTCTTTATGTGGGCAGCTCAACTAATAATGAATAACAACATCCGTCGCCCTCAGGTCATGAAGTTCCACGAAAATGACTGGATCATACTTTGAACCCTAACACTAAGAGTCCTCGTGCCGATGACCTAATGTCGTCCCTTTATGTGTGCAACTCAAGTAATGAATAACAACATCCATCGCCCTCGGGTCATGAAGTTCCACATAAATGACTGAACCATTGAACCCCTAACACTAAGGGTCCTCGTGTCGCAACCTAATTGTCTTCTCTTTATGTGTGCAGCTCAACTAATGAATAACAACATCCCTCGCCCTCGGGTCATGAAGTTCCACGAAAATGACTGGATCATACTTTGAACCCTAACACTAAGGGTCCTCATGCCGATGACCTAATGTCGTCCCTTTATGTGTGCAGCTCAAGTAAtgaataacaacattcatcGCCCTCGGGTCATGAAAACCGTAAATGTTAGAGTTCAGGAAGTTCACTatgaatataaaattaaattattttcctATCATACTCACATATGGAACacaaaatacatttaaaataaattgtaTGGTTTGtagtaataaaaataataaaaaatatttaaagaaacaaaaacaaaaaaatgccCCAACAAGGATCGAGCTTGGGCATTAAACATTAAAGGGATAAGGACAACCACTAAATCAAAGTACATTGTTATGAACttcgatgaagaaaaaaatagatataCCAAACATTCAATTAAAAgcggatttttttttaaagtaacgtataataaaataaaagggTGCGTTTAATGTGCACCAGTCAATTACATGGTGTATCCATACACCATCAAATTTCTGTGGGAAAATACCAAGTTGTCCCTGTCTTCTACCTTCCAACCCTAGTAGAGTATGTCTATGTCAAATTCTGATTCTTCCTCCTATGTCACCGACTGGGCTGAAAAACCTGGTATAAAAGGACGGTGGAAGAAAAGTTGTGGAATGCGAAATATATGGGGGAGAAACGGAGAAGTCATGAACACGTGTTaatccacgtgtcattctcaggttaattctcataaaaagaatacattttaaaattttatatttgattaggatttaggttttttatttctcgattttatcttaatttattttcagagtattaattaatttttatggtatttttattgaattttcagatttttaattaattcaggattttgtgagtttttattgtgatttgctagatttttttagtttttatctatatttatttagtaccttttaaaattttagattggattaggatttaggttctttatttcttgattttatcttaatttatcttattatatatttttagagtattaattcaggatttttaATGAactcaggattttatgagtttttattgtaatttactagatttttttagtttttatctaaatttatttagtacctttttaaattttagatttgattaggatttaggttgtttatttcttgattttatcttaatttatcgtattatttatttcatgttaatttcaggaaatattttattttattttagagttatcctctatatattaatatatactccctccgttcctaaataattGACACTAATTCTGGctgaattttgttcctaattatctgtcactttacaaagttcaagagagcattaattatactttaccaattgtacccttcatttattgtggtatgaaaattgaaaagttagaattaataagagagataaatggTATATTAGGAAGTTAGATagcaattttaataaaacaaaaataaattaattgttATATAGGAACAGATGGAGtattagaaaagaattagaCAACTTATCTTTTGTTAACAAACAcgcataatcacattcatgattaatAGATGTATCAAATAGTACAATAAACATATTCCCCGTTCAATGCAcggaaaaaaaaacactagttttttccttttttcctgATTTGAAATGCTCTGATTATCTTTGAAGTATAAACAATGGCACCTTAAACGATATGTAAGGGGAAGAGATAAAACCTCAATGTAGAgataaaattagataaaattCTACCATATATTAAACCCAAAACTATCGAACTTAAAGTTAATTTTATCTTAACAACTAACGTAAAAATAtaacattaataattttattctaTATTAATTAAGAACTAACGTTTGAAGTTTTTCagtcgaaaaaaaaaaacgtttgaAGTTTCAAATACAAaatatttgtatatattttaaaagaaaagcattggaagataagatttgAGAAACAAAAAGTGGTTGTAAATATTTTCAAACAAACCAGATTTAAAGGTTAATAATAGCATTGGAAGATAtaacatgtttttatttttcatttatttgctCTTGTTTCTGCAAACTTTAGGGTCCTCGTTTTCAGCTGCAGCAACCATTGCAAAAAAATTGATTATCTAAATGTTTAAGGGAAACAAAAATAACAACACAATGCTAAATAGCAACTCTAGCATTCAATGTAGCTCAGTTTTCAATCTGCTCCTGGAGAAGGCAATCCAGACCCAGAAACACACAAAGAGCCAAAGTCTGCAGTTGAAAGAAGGACACAGACAATTCAAGCTTTTTTCTCCTCAATCCAGCTTCTCTTCACCTGAATCTGGTAGCTCAATTTTAGACGCAACCCTCTCAAGGACAGTAAAAACCACCTTCACCTATATAAAAGTCATTTTTAATGAGAAAAAGTAAACATATTCAATCCAAAGAATGAAATGGCAAAAGAAAACAATCACATACATATGTTGAACAATGCAGAATAATACCCAAAGTACAGCAACATAAGCAATGAGAATGCGAGACAAAATCTGTTGACAGTATCATATGCAATTCGGCCGCTTTAAATGTGTTAACAAAATTAGAAGTTCTAGGCATTGGAGTTAAATTACCTCCATGGCAAAGTGAATATAGAGAAACAGAATCATCACCGGAGTTGTGTAGGTTGTCCTGACTTTTCACCTACTGTCACAAATCAGAAATCTCATAAGGGTTGTATATCTGGTGCTCTCAAAGTTATTACAAAATACTAAGAATGATACTTATGCAGTTATGTAGCCATTCTTACTTGCTTCACTTCCATTGTTCATGACTTGACGAAGCAAATTAGAGTGACCTCCACCAACATGAGGTGGGATTGTCACTTGGGGAAATTGTGGCATACAAGGGACCAAACCATAAAAGGGATGCATAGTCATTCCATGATTCGGAGTGCCATAACCATAACCTATGCTATGAGGTGCCATCCATGTACCAACACCATGGGCAAAGTTGGGTTGGCTTGGCATATCATTACCAACAGGAGGCACCATGTGAGTAGTTCCACAATGAAGTATACCGGTAGAACCGTCAGGTTTCGTTTCCTAGgacaaacaataaaaaaaaatcatacttATATAATCAAATTAAATATCACTAAACATCTATTGTGATTGTCATGACATGTACTTACTGCTTGCTTTGCTGAATTTTGTGTGGATAACACACACCCCGCGTCCTGTTGACCAGAAACAGATGCATTCAGCTTCTTTTCATAAGTTAAGCAAAAGTGTGGATATGAGTTAAATAGGTTGGATATTAAACTAACATAACACAACGTCaatgtaggatcacgcgcttaccactacgccaaaaccaattggtgttagtgagggcgcaacgttatttcttatagcgtagcagacagcgccccgtttcgaatgctacctgcaggcaggatgctggcccacctggacccaacagtCAACCTATAATAGATCATTATGCACTTACCATCTCCTTCTTTGATTGAACCGTCATACTATTCACTTTTTGATTCTTTGCATTAGCACGACGACGAGGTTTGACTTGCACATTCTACAAAAAAAAAGGCGCAGAGTCAAACATAACACATAAAGTAATGATATGTAAACAATTTCAAACATCTAACATTGGAAATTGACAGCTGAGTCGTGTCCTGTGTCTGCTGAACGCTTTTGTCATCACGTCCAGTgaattctttctctttctcctgtagaaaaataataattttttcagCAGAATAattcttaaattaaaatacaagTTAATTACAAAATTAAGTAAATACATTTTAcactttcttcttctctctcagtTGATGATGAAATGTCCATGGCATGATCTTCTTTTGCCCCGTTGGTCGCAGTACATGTTCTAATAGTGTGCCCTACCCTATGACAATTTGAACACCTTCCCCTTTTCCTCGTGGACCGCTTCTTAGGTTGAGCACCTTTGCCCGTAATCACATCTGGATCGTGAATGTCATTACCTCCACGTCTTCCACCCCTTTGACAATCGACCTTCTTCTGATAATTTTATGTCAActtcaaaatatcttccataaTTTCTGCTAAGAACTCACCATTTTCTGAAGCAACACGACACATGTTATTGCACGCAGCAGCTACAGCACTATAACGGGCTGTCCTCATTACCTCAAGCGCCACTTCATCAGATGAAGGTGATGACATGAACTCAGCTTTAGCATCCTTTCTCCATCGCCTAGAAATAAGACTGTTCGGGATTGATTCCatgttgtaagacctggatttacagagcaagttaatttccgactcacgcgcagaatcagtgtaagcgtgacaggagtttgatgtttgagaaagattaatgaagaagaaagttcaggaattgcttgaggaatgttgcgtagtcgttttaggaattggtgcgagtcgtctgcacaccttccttatggcgagcgtgtcc from Lotus japonicus ecotype B-129 chromosome 2, LjGifu_v1.2 includes:
- the LOC130735297 gene encoding uncharacterized protein LOC130735297 isoform X1, which produces MDISSSTEREEESEKEKEFTGRDDKSVQQTQDTTQLSISNNVQVKPRRRANAKNQKVNSMTVQSKKEMDAGCVLSTQNSAKQAETKPDGSTGILHCGTTHMVPPVGNDMPSQPNFAHGVGTWMAPHSIGYGYGTPNHGMTMHPFYGLVPCMPQFPQVTIPPHVGGGHSNLLRQVMNNGSEAIGEKSGQPTQLR
- the LOC130735297 gene encoding uncharacterized protein LOC130735297 isoform X2, translated to MDISSSTEREEESEKEKEFTGRDDKSVQQTQDTTQLSISNNVQVKPRRRANAKNQKVNSMTVQSKKEMDAGCVLSTQNSAKQAETKPDGSTGILHCGTTHMVPPVGNDMPSQPNFAHGVGTWMAPHSIGYGYGTPNHGMTMHPFYGLVPCMPQFPQVTIPPHVGGGHSNLLRQVMNNGSEASEKSGQPTQLR